GCTCCCACGGCGTCGGGGCGATCCCGAGCTGCTCGGTCGTCTCCGATCCATCGGCGACGAACGGCGCGTCGAACTGGTACAGGACGCCCGTGACTTCCCGGAGCAGCGGGACGAACGCACCCCCGGCGTGCATCGTCCACCGGGGCACCTGCCATAGCCGGGGTTCGGGGAGCCCGCGTTCGCCGTGCAGGTCGAGCAAGGTCCGGCGAACGCTCAGCGCCGGGTTGGACGGCACGATCCACGCCGAGCCCCACGCCCGCTCGTCCTGACCGAGCACCGCGAGGGTGGCGGCGACGTCCTCGATGGCCGTCCAGGTGTGGGGCTGGTCGGGATCGGCGAACACCATCGCCGGCTTCCCCCCTAGCGTCGCGTGTGCGTACCTCGCCAGCAGGCCGTTGCCGATCGACAACGCCGGGCCGATGTAGTCGGACGCCCTGGCCTCGGCGACGCGCACCCGCCCGGCCTCGTGGGCGGCCAGCGCCTCCCGCCACAGTCGCGCTCGCAGCGCGCCCTTGTGGTCGCTGGGGCGCAACGGCGTCGCGCGCGTCATGGGTCCGTCGACAGGACCGTAGCCGTAGAGGTTGCTTGCAGTCACCAGCACCGCGCCGGTGCTTTCCGCCGCTGCCAGGATCGCGTTTGCCAGCGGCGGCCACTCCTTCTCCCAGGCCGAGTACGTTCCCGGGTTGGCGCAGTTGTAGAGCACACGTGCTCCGTGTGCAGCGGCCGTGAGCTTGCCTACGTCGTTCGCGTCCACTGCGAGCGACTCGACCCCCGCCACGCCGAAGTCGCGGCCCGAGCGGGTCAGCACCCGCACGCGCTCTCCCTCATGCGCGAGTCGTCGCGCCAGCGAGGTTCCGACCGGCCCGGCGCCGACGATCACGTGAAGAGCGTGACTTGAGTTCATATGGCTATTGTCTCGCGCTTCCGGCTCGGGACATCGAGCTTATCGGAGTCGGGTGGTCAGCGGGCTCGTCCGCGCGGATCCGTTGGCGCGCCGTCTCGCCGCGCTGTGCGACGGGTAAGTGCTCACCTGCCGCGGCCAGCCCGATCACGGGCATGTTGTTGTACACGGTCTCATATGCGCCTGCGGCGACCTTGAAGGTCTCGTGGAAGATGCCCACGTCGCCGCCCGTGCCGACCCTTCGGTTGAAGCGCCGCCATGCCGGTAGGTGGGGGTCGTTGCGGTCGCGCGCGAACCGTTCCAGCTGCTCGAAGCTCCGCCAGTACTGGATGAGCGTGATCGTGCGCCCCGACCAACCGAACTGGGTGCTCAGCAACCCTTTCTCGGGGTGGGTGAACAGCTCCCTCAACATGGGTCCCATCGCGCTCATGACCGGCACCCACTTGTGCGGCTTCCAGAGCTTGTTGATGCGCATGCCTATCACGAAGACGACGAAGTCGCCTTCTATGCTCGCTGTGTATCGGCCCGGGATGGCTCTCATGCTGGCCTCCTGAATGGATAGCTTGACTATCCATAATAGATAGTGCCAGTATCTATGAGAGATGTCAAGCAGCGACTGCGTGTGCGAATGCGGATAGCCGGGCTCAGTGAGGCGAGCGGGGTCAGCATCTCGACCCTCAAGTACTACCTGCGTGAGGGGCTGCTTCACCCGGGCGATGCGCGCGCGGTGAACCAGGCGGAGTACGGCGAGGGCCACGTTCGGCGTGTGCGGCTGATCCGGGCGCTGCTGGAACTCGGCAAGCTGCAGTTGGCCGACATCCGGCGCGTGCTCGCCGCCGTCGATGACGATGGCGTCGCGATCCACGATGCCTTCGGGGTGGCTCAGGACGCCATGGTCCCGGCTCGGGATCGGGGCTCCCCCGAGTACGGGCGAGCCTTCGTGGCAGTGGAGGAGTTCGTGCGGCGGCACGGCATGCGGGTGCGCCAAGACGCTCAGGTCCGAGGGATGCTAGCCGACGCGCTCGTTGCCATGTGGTCCGGGGGCTGGGACCTCGACCTGCGCACCTTCGACGCGAGCATGCCGAGGATCCTCGCC
The Trueperaceae bacterium genome window above contains:
- a CDS encoding MerR family transcriptional regulator; protein product: MRIAGLSEASGVSISTLKYYLREGLLHPGDARAVNQAEYGEGHVRRVRLIRALLELGKLQLADIRRVLAAVDDDGVAIHDAFGVAQDAMVPARDRGSPEYGRAFVAVEEFVRRHGMRVRQDAQVRGMLADALVAMWSGGWDLDLRTFDASMPRILAEAGQELEGVPDDDRAVQMEVTVIGTIAYEVALAALRRMALEHASAERFALSALPGSAHGT
- a CDS encoding NAD-dependent epimerase/dehydratase family protein; protein product: MNSSHALHVIVGAGPVGTSLARRLAHEGERVRVLTRSGRDFGVAGVESLAVDANDVGKLTAAAHGARVLYNCANPGTYSAWEKEWPPLANAILAAAESTGAVLVTASNLYGYGPVDGPMTRATPLRPSDHKGALRARLWREALAAHEAGRVRVAEARASDYIGPALSIGNGLLARYAHATLGGKPAMVFADPDQPHTWTAIEDVAATLAVLGQDERAWGSAWIVPSNPALSVRRTLLDLHGERGLPEPRLWQVPRWTMHAGGAFVPLLREVTGVLYQFDAPFVADGSETTEQLGIAPTPWERVVRDTAAAWLARARAR
- a CDS encoding DUF4188 domain-containing protein encodes the protein MRAIPGRYTASIEGDFVVFVIGMRINKLWKPHKWVPVMSAMGPMLRELFTHPEKGLLSTQFGWSGRTITLIQYWRSFEQLERFARDRNDPHLPAWRRFNRRVGTGGDVGIFHETFKVAAGAYETVYNNMPVIGLAAAGEHLPVAQRGETARQRIRADEPADHPTPISSMSRAGSARQ